In one Methanothermobacter sp. genomic region, the following are encoded:
- the argS gene encoding arginine--tRNA ligase, with translation MFRYIENSARDSIIEALEKLQLPVPSEIKLEEPPNPQLGDLASTVAFELAGELKRPPMEITSDIMSVIETPEIFEAIESKGPYINFFVDYRKLSGKLLEIIDDDYGSQPERGERIILEHTSANPNGPLHIGHIRNAIIGDSLARILRKAGYQVETQYYVNDMGRQIAMIVWGLLNLQKNLDDYPGDKRDHRVGRLYLEVNQKLKEDPGIKDEVDELLRKYEAGENKEVFRQVVEYCLDGMKETMQRLHVHHDRFVWEGELVRDGTVGEVIESLRKTGLTRENEVLYLDLEDFGIEKELVLTRSDGTSLYSTRDIAYHLQKSHEGDILIDVLGSDHKLAAEQVGIAVDLLGGKKPEVIFYEFITLPEGSMSTRRGVFISVDELMDEAHKRALEEVKKRRKLPDEVADEIAEAIGNGAIRYYIARLSPEKHIVFRWDEALSFERGCASIQYAHARACKLLKKASFKGEKDIEETWKPEENERELVRLLARFPVVVEEAAMARRVHPVAQYVQDLANAFNSFYRSTPVIGSEFEGARLRLVDSVRIVIRNALDLLGIHAPETM, from the coding sequence TTGTTCAGATACATTGAAAACAGTGCAAGGGATTCAATAATTGAGGCGCTTGAGAAGCTCCAGCTACCAGTACCATCAGAGATAAAACTGGAGGAACCACCAAACCCCCAGCTGGGGGATCTTGCATCCACGGTGGCCTTTGAACTTGCAGGTGAACTCAAAAGACCGCCAATGGAGATAACCTCCGATATAATGTCAGTGATTGAAACCCCTGAGATCTTTGAGGCCATCGAATCAAAGGGACCCTACATAAACTTCTTTGTTGACTATAGGAAGCTCTCAGGGAAACTCCTTGAAATCATTGATGACGACTACGGCTCCCAGCCAGAGAGGGGTGAGAGGATAATCCTTGAGCATACCTCCGCAAACCCCAACGGGCCGCTGCACATAGGACATATAAGGAATGCCATCATAGGGGACTCACTTGCAAGGATACTCAGAAAGGCAGGATACCAGGTTGAAACCCAGTACTATGTCAATGACATGGGGCGACAGATAGCCATGATTGTCTGGGGCCTCCTGAACCTACAGAAAAACCTGGATGACTACCCCGGGGATAAGAGGGACCACAGGGTTGGAAGACTCTACCTTGAGGTTAACCAGAAACTCAAAGAGGATCCAGGTATAAAGGACGAGGTGGATGAACTGCTGAGGAAATACGAGGCTGGTGAGAACAAGGAAGTCTTCAGGCAGGTTGTGGAGTACTGCCTGGATGGTATGAAAGAGACCATGCAGAGGCTCCATGTCCACCACGACAGGTTCGTATGGGAGGGAGAACTGGTGAGGGATGGGACAGTTGGTGAGGTTATAGAATCCCTCAGAAAAACGGGACTCACCAGGGAAAATGAGGTCCTCTACCTTGACCTTGAGGATTTCGGCATTGAAAAGGAGCTTGTGCTAACCCGTTCAGATGGAACCTCCCTCTACTCCACAAGGGACATAGCCTACCATCTCCAGAAATCCCATGAAGGGGATATTCTCATCGACGTCCTTGGATCGGACCATAAACTTGCAGCAGAGCAGGTGGGAATCGCCGTGGATCTCCTCGGTGGTAAAAAGCCAGAGGTCATATTCTATGAGTTCATAACACTCCCCGAGGGCTCAATGTCCACCAGGAGGGGTGTCTTCATATCGGTGGATGAACTGATGGACGAAGCTCATAAAAGGGCCCTTGAGGAGGTTAAAAAAAGAAGAAAACTTCCAGATGAAGTTGCAGATGAAATCGCCGAGGCCATCGGCAACGGAGCCATAAGGTACTATATAGCACGCCTTTCCCCTGAGAAGCACATTGTGTTCAGGTGGGATGAGGCTCTCAGCTTTGAACGTGGCTGTGCATCAATACAGTATGCCCATGCAAGGGCATGCAAACTCCTCAAGAAGGCATCCTTCAAGGGTGAGAAGGACATCGAAGAGACCTGGAAACCTGAGGAAAATGAAAGGGAACTTGTGCGTCTCCTTGCCCGTTTCCCTGTGGTTGTTGAGGAGGCCGCTATGGCAAGGAGGGTTCACCCCGTGGCACAGTACGTGCAGGACCTTGCAAATGCCTTCAACAGTTTCTACAGATCCACGCCTGTCATCGGGTCTGAATTTGAGGGTGCAAGACTGAGGCTCGTTGATTCTGTTAGGATCGTGATCAGAAATGCCCTGGATCTTCTGGGTATACATGCCCCGGAGACCATGTAA
- a CDS encoding signal peptidase I — protein sequence MNDDKREWVEAAAYILLLLLAVVASQHMNVIVSGSMEPVFYRGDIVIIEKSNFFGIKEMNPENVQKGDIIIYDATWFPEPVIHRVIAVEKDKAGRKYYITKGDNNPSPDPAPVYPSQVEARVITVGSNPLMIPKVGYITLWLKGL from the coding sequence ATGAATGATGACAAAAGGGAATGGGTTGAGGCAGCAGCATACATTCTCCTCCTCTTACTCGCTGTTGTTGCATCACAGCACATGAACGTGATTGTATCAGGGAGTATGGAGCCCGTTTTCTACAGGGGCGACATAGTGATAATCGAGAAGAGCAACTTTTTTGGAATAAAGGAAATGAACCCTGAAAACGTACAGAAGGGTGACATAATAATCTATGACGCCACATGGTTCCCAGAACCTGTTATACACAGGGTTATAGCCGTCGAAAAGGATAAGGCAGGCCGAAAATACTACATCACAAAGGGTGACAACAACCCATCACCCGACCCTGCACCCGTGTACCCATCACAGGTTGAGGCAAGGGTCATAACGGTGGGTTCAAATCCGCTAATGATACCCAAGGTGGGCTACATAACACTCTGGCTTAAGGGACTCTGA
- the ilvD gene encoding dihydroxy-acid dehydratase codes for MKSDTIKRGIQRAPHRSLLRACGLTDQDFEKPFIGIANSYTDIVPGHLHLRELADEVRAGINAAGGVAFEFNTMAICDGIAMNHEGMKYSLASREIVADTVESMVMAHALDGLVLLPTCDKIVPGMLMAAARLDIPSIVVTGGPMLPGEFQGRKVDLINVYEGVGAVSAGEMSEDELAELERCACPGPGSCAGLFTANTMACLTEALGMSLPGCATAHAVSSKKRQIARLSGHRIVEMVKENLKPTDIMSREAFENAVMVDLALGGSTNSALHIPAIAAEIEGLGINLDVFDELSRRIPHIASISPAGDHMMIDLDRAGGIQAVMKTLMDHLNTSCITCTGKTVAENMRDARVSDTTVIRPPDDPVHREGGLAILRGNLAPRGSVVKQGAVAEDMLVHEGPARVFESEDECVEAIFSGDIAEGDVIVIRYEGPKGGPGMREMLNPTSAIAGMGLERVALITDGRFSGGTRGPCVGHVSPEAMENGPIAAVRDGDTIRIDIPSRKLEVDLTEDEIRRRIESAEKPERHVKGWLARYRKLAGSADTGAILR; via the coding sequence ATGAAAAGTGATACCATAAAAAGGGGAATACAGAGGGCGCCCCACCGCTCCCTCCTCAGGGCATGTGGCCTGACAGACCAGGACTTTGAAAAGCCATTCATAGGGATAGCCAACAGCTACACGGATATCGTGCCAGGCCACCTCCACCTTAGGGAACTTGCAGATGAGGTCAGGGCCGGAATCAACGCTGCAGGTGGAGTTGCATTTGAATTCAACACCATGGCCATATGCGACGGAATAGCCATGAACCATGAGGGCATGAAGTACTCCCTTGCATCAAGGGAGATAGTCGCAGATACCGTGGAGAGCATGGTAATGGCCCATGCCCTTGACGGACTTGTCCTTCTTCCAACGTGTGATAAGATAGTACCGGGTATGCTGATGGCCGCTGCAAGACTTGACATACCATCAATAGTGGTCACCGGTGGCCCCATGCTACCAGGAGAGTTCCAGGGAAGGAAGGTTGACCTCATAAATGTATATGAGGGTGTAGGCGCAGTGAGTGCAGGTGAAATGAGTGAGGATGAACTCGCCGAACTCGAAAGATGCGCCTGTCCAGGTCCAGGGTCATGTGCAGGACTCTTCACAGCCAACACCATGGCCTGCCTCACAGAGGCCCTGGGTATGAGCCTCCCTGGATGCGCAACTGCCCATGCTGTAAGCTCAAAAAAGAGGCAGATTGCAAGGCTCTCAGGTCACAGGATAGTGGAAATGGTGAAGGAAAACCTCAAACCCACAGATATAATGAGCAGGGAGGCCTTTGAAAACGCGGTGATGGTGGACCTTGCACTTGGGGGGTCAACCAACAGCGCACTCCACATCCCTGCCATAGCAGCTGAGATAGAGGGCCTTGGCATCAACCTTGACGTCTTTGATGAGCTGAGCCGCAGAATACCCCACATAGCATCAATATCACCGGCAGGGGATCATATGATGATAGACCTTGACAGGGCTGGGGGAATACAGGCCGTCATGAAAACCCTCATGGATCACCTCAACACCAGCTGCATAACCTGCACAGGAAAAACCGTCGCTGAGAACATGAGGGATGCTAGGGTGAGTGACACCACAGTTATAAGGCCCCCAGATGACCCGGTCCACCGGGAGGGTGGCCTCGCCATACTCAGGGGTAACCTGGCACCCAGGGGCTCCGTGGTGAAACAGGGGGCCGTTGCAGAGGATATGCTGGTCCATGAGGGCCCAGCCAGGGTATTTGAGAGTGAAGATGAGTGTGTTGAGGCAATATTCAGTGGAGATATAGCCGAGGGTGATGTCATCGTAATAAGGTACGAGGGCCCCAAGGGGGGCCCTGGTATGAGGGAGATGCTGAACCCCACCTCCGCAATTGCAGGTATGGGGCTTGAAAGGGTGGCCCTCATAACCGATGGAAGGTTCTCAGGTGGTACCAGGGGGCCCTGCGTGGGACACGTCTCCCCCGAGGCAATGGAAAATGGACCCATAGCGGCTGTGAGAGATGGGGACACAATAAGGATAGATATACCCTCAAGGAAACTTGAGGTTGATCTGACAGAAGATGAGATCAGAAGAAGGATCGAATCTGCAGAAAAACCAGAACGCCACGTTAAGGGATGGCTTGCACGCTACAGGAAACTCGCAGGTTCAGCAGATACAGGTGCCATTCTGAGATAG
- a CDS encoding MgtC/SapB family protein: MDFPVIKFLIALAIGALVGIERERRTQGTEFAGIRTFILISLMGALSAYLSEIFPLMLPLAFLGLVAIVSASYIVSTRDDGDIGITGEVAAFVTFMLGAMCFSCDYRLAAMLAIIVTALLALKRYIHIAVRRISEREMIDTIKFLVIAFVILPLLPDTSLGPWGVFNPYQVWLMVVFISAISYSGYIAMKIAGPDRGLSATGIIGGLVSSTAVVTAMAGRVRESDDLIRPAVFASVVSSSMMFFRILLEVSVINPSLMGYVAPPMLAMGVTGMAMGVLFIRSPSKIDQDIKIQNPFSVKPALIFGALFLAILFLSKAANVYIGSGGVLAAAVISGVADVDAITVSMSLLAAGGSLSSSTAAAAITLAGVSNTIIKGGLAFALGTRMFGKRVGTLFLVIVGTGLVAVGLMGI; the protein is encoded by the coding sequence ATGGATTTCCCGGTAATTAAGTTTTTGATAGCCCTTGCCATAGGAGCCCTGGTGGGTATTGAGAGGGAGCGGAGGACCCAGGGGACTGAATTTGCGGGTATAAGGACCTTCATCCTGATATCACTCATGGGGGCCCTTTCAGCATATCTATCAGAGATTTTCCCTCTGATGCTTCCTCTTGCCTTTCTGGGGCTGGTTGCCATAGTATCTGCGAGTTACATTGTGAGCACGAGGGATGATGGGGATATTGGGATAACAGGTGAGGTTGCAGCGTTTGTAACCTTCATGCTTGGGGCCATGTGTTTTTCATGTGATTACAGGCTTGCAGCAATGCTTGCCATCATTGTAACGGCTCTCCTTGCCCTCAAAAGGTACATTCACATTGCCGTAAGGAGGATAAGTGAGAGGGAGATGATAGATACAATAAAATTCCTTGTAATAGCCTTTGTGATTCTCCCTCTTCTTCCGGATACATCGCTTGGCCCGTGGGGGGTTTTCAACCCCTATCAGGTGTGGCTGATGGTGGTGTTCATATCGGCCATAAGCTATTCAGGTTACATTGCCATGAAGATAGCAGGTCCAGACAGGGGCCTTAGCGCCACGGGAATAATAGGGGGACTGGTGTCAAGTACAGCTGTGGTTACGGCAATGGCAGGTCGGGTTAGGGAATCTGATGATCTCATAAGGCCTGCGGTGTTCGCATCGGTCGTTTCAAGTTCAATGATGTTTTTCAGGATCCTGCTGGAGGTCTCCGTTATAAACCCCTCACTTATGGGATACGTTGCACCCCCAATGCTTGCAATGGGGGTAACCGGGATGGCCATGGGTGTTCTGTTCATCAGGTCACCATCGAAGATTGATCAGGATATTAAAATTCAAAACCCATTCTCTGTTAAGCCTGCACTCATATTCGGGGCGCTTTTCCTGGCTATTCTATTCCTATCCAAGGCAGCGAATGTCTACATTGGTAGTGGGGGTGTCCTGGCTGCGGCTGTGATTTCTGGGGTTGCTGATGTGGATGCCATAACTGTGAGCATGTCTTTACTGGCAGCAGGGGGTTCTTTAAGTTCTTCAACAGCTGCAGCTGCCATAACCCTTGCAGGAGTCTCAAATACAATTATAAAGGGCGGACTAGCTTTTGCACTTGGCACAAGAATGTTCGGGAAAAGGGTGGGGACCCTCTTCCTCGTCATTGTTGGCACAGGCCTCGTGGCGGTTGGCCTTATGGGTATCTAG
- a CDS encoding cupin domain-containing protein: MEIKGKVLKLNELIDYQDDSVVSREIIRKDTGTVTLFAFDRGQGLSEHTAPFDAMVQVIEGEAEITISGEKNLVAAGEMIIMPANEPHAVMAREPFKMLLTMIRS; this comes from the coding sequence ATGGAGATTAAGGGAAAGGTTCTGAAACTGAATGAGCTCATTGACTACCAGGACGATTCAGTTGTGAGCAGGGAGATCATCAGAAAGGACACCGGTACAGTGACCCTCTTTGCCTTTGACAGGGGGCAGGGCCTCAGTGAACACACTGCGCCCTTCGATGCCATGGTCCAGGTGATCGAGGGTGAGGCAGAAATTACAATAAGTGGAGAGAAGAACCTTGTGGCCGCAGGGGAGATGATAATAATGCCTGCCAACGAGCCACATGCAGTGATGGCGAGGGAACCCTTCAAGATGCTCCTCACCATGATAAGGTCATGA
- the hcp gene encoding hydroxylamine reductase: MKYRCKVCDYIYDPDVGDPTSGIKPGTPFQELPEDWVCPVCNVGKDQFEPLKGEVRRVRPEDIDMFCYQCSQTVRGRACTVKGVCGKEATVARLQDNLLFAIKGISAYLYHARELGYTDEVVDAFLERGFYSTLTNVNFDAEEFVSLALEAGEMNLRTMKLLKKAHIDTYGEPDPTEVRVGALDGPAIIATGHSLKALEELLKQTEDTGVNVYTHSELLPAHGYPGLRKYPHLAGQLGGPWFDQRETFSRYSAAVLGTSNCVLIPHDSYRDRMFTCGVARLPGVEHVDGYDFSPVIEKALELPPLKEEEATTLTTGFGLSTILSLADKIKELVEEGKIRRFFLVGGCDSPLPQAKYYTEFVRKLPQDTVVLTLACGKYRFNSMDLGDIEGIPRLIDLGQCNDSIVAVELVEALSNLFNLDVNELPLSIVLSWMEQKAAAILWSLLSLNLRGMYIGPILPGWANDDIINVLVDNYELTPIGDPEEDMKKMMG; the protein is encoded by the coding sequence ATGAAGTACCGCTGCAAGGTATGTGACTACATATACGACCCTGACGTGGGTGACCCCACATCAGGTATAAAACCTGGAACCCCCTTCCAGGAACTTCCAGAGGACTGGGTCTGCCCGGTATGCAATGTGGGTAAGGACCAGTTCGAGCCCCTGAAGGGTGAGGTGAGGCGCGTGAGGCCAGAGGACATAGACATGTTCTGCTACCAGTGCTCCCAGACCGTCCGTGGAAGGGCCTGCACAGTAAAGGGGGTCTGTGGAAAGGAAGCAACCGTTGCAAGACTCCAGGACAACCTTCTATTTGCAATTAAGGGTATCTCGGCCTACCTCTACCATGCCCGTGAACTCGGATACACCGATGAAGTTGTGGATGCCTTCCTTGAGAGGGGATTCTACTCAACACTCACCAACGTGAACTTCGATGCAGAGGAATTCGTAAGCCTCGCCCTTGAGGCTGGTGAGATGAACCTGAGGACCATGAAGCTCCTCAAAAAGGCCCACATTGACACCTACGGGGAACCTGACCCCACAGAGGTGAGGGTGGGGGCCCTTGATGGCCCCGCCATAATAGCAACAGGTCACAGTCTGAAGGCGCTTGAAGAGCTGCTCAAGCAGACCGAGGATACTGGTGTGAATGTGTATACACACTCGGAGCTGCTCCCAGCCCATGGTTACCCTGGCCTCAGGAAGTACCCGCACCTTGCCGGGCAGCTCGGCGGCCCCTGGTTCGACCAGAGGGAGACCTTCTCACGCTACAGCGCCGCAGTACTTGGGACCTCAAACTGTGTTCTGATACCCCATGACAGCTACAGGGATAGAATGTTCACCTGTGGCGTTGCCCGGCTCCCGGGGGTTGAACATGTGGATGGCTACGACTTCAGTCCAGTGATAGAGAAGGCACTGGAACTTCCACCCCTTAAAGAGGAGGAGGCAACGACACTAACAACAGGTTTCGGACTCTCAACAATCCTCTCACTTGCAGATAAAATAAAGGAGCTGGTGGAGGAGGGTAAAATCAGGAGATTCTTCCTTGTTGGTGGGTGTGATTCACCCCTGCCACAGGCAAAGTACTACACCGAATTTGTGAGGAAGCTCCCCCAGGATACCGTGGTCCTCACACTGGCCTGCGGCAAGTACCGTTTCAACTCAATGGATCTGGGTGACATTGAGGGGATCCCCAGGCTAATAGACCTTGGCCAGTGCAACGACTCCATAGTGGCAGTGGAACTTGTGGAGGCACTGAGCAACCTCTTCAATCTGGATGTGAATGAGCTGCCCCTCAGCATAGTCCTCAGCTGGATGGAGCAGAAGGCCGCTGCAATACTCTGGAGCCTCCTATCACTCAACCTCAGGGGCATGTACATAGGTCCCATACTGCCTGGATGGGCCAACGACGACATCATAAATGTGCTCGTTGATAACTATGAACTCACACCAATAGGTGACCCTGAAGAGGACATGAAGAAAATGATGGGGTGA
- a CDS encoding TrmB family transcriptional regulator, translated as MERKVRNALRILGLTDYQAAAYTAMVSLVSAGASEAAEASGIPRSRIYEVLRQLSERGFVEVERGKPLRYHVVPPAEVFRREKKRIVKELDDAMHQLRRTYEDQVSRVPAPVWLIHGQEKIMKKELEIISRTRSELKMRMGFIFRGELRELRPAIDRIMDRGADVRIMAPEDLDLPCEVRVVSMPPVRMFVRDSVEMMWIFSRFTPEGSPLPETAMGIWNQYPEIAENYSRIFDGIWYGKSYGDTGGI; from the coding sequence TTGGAGAGGAAGGTGAGGAATGCGCTTAGAATCCTGGGACTTACAGATTATCAGGCGGCTGCATACACTGCAATGGTGTCACTGGTATCTGCAGGGGCATCCGAGGCAGCCGAGGCATCAGGAATCCCAAGGTCAAGGATCTATGAGGTACTGAGGCAGCTTTCAGAAAGGGGATTCGTGGAGGTTGAGCGCGGCAAACCCCTCAGGTACCATGTGGTCCCCCCTGCAGAGGTTTTCAGGAGGGAAAAGAAGAGAATAGTGAAGGAACTGGATGATGCCATGCACCAGCTCAGGCGAACCTATGAGGACCAGGTTTCAAGGGTACCGGCCCCGGTATGGCTCATACACGGACAGGAGAAGATAATGAAGAAGGAACTCGAGATCATATCGAGGACAAGGTCCGAACTCAAAATGAGGATGGGTTTCATATTCAGGGGCGAGCTGAGGGAGCTGCGCCCTGCAATTGATAGGATAATGGATAGGGGCGCTGATGTAAGGATAATGGCCCCCGAGGACCTTGATCTGCCCTGTGAGGTTAGGGTCGTGAGCATGCCACCTGTTCGGATGTTTGTGAGGGACTCAGTGGAGATGATGTGGATATTCTCCAGGTTCACACCTGAGGGATCACCGCTACCTGAGACTGCAATGGGTATATGGAACCAGTACCCTGAGATAGCAGAGAACTACTCTAGGATATTTGACGGTATATGGTATGGGAAGTCCTATGGGGATACAGGAGGTATCTAG
- a CDS encoding threonine--tRNA ligase gives MRILLIHSDYLEYETKNKTGIAEEIPEDKMKGHFTESLVVFTAVEAEDEENPDSVIENAVNEIVRVFGDVKADNVVIYPYAHLSSSLSSPKTARRVLEGMEEALRERGLEVSRVPFGWYKAFRISCKGHPLSELSRTIRPEPLKEEEESEESEWFILYKGQKIRPEEFEFTSRDLENLVKYELGVLESSGEEPPHVRLMREKGLADYEPSADVGHLRWYPRGRLIRDLLADYVYMLVTSEGAMPVETPIMYDLEDEAIRVHAEKFGERQYRMKNKKELMLRYACCFGAFRILSDSFLTWKNLPASIYELSTYSFRLEKKGEVVGLKRLRGFTMPDLHTVCADLEQALTEFAGQVEMCMKTGEDLQVNYEVIFRATRDFYEEYSDWVHSVADKIGKPILLELLPSRKHYWIAKMDFAAIDYLGRPIENPTVQIDVESGERFGITYVNSDEEEVNPIILHCSPTGSIERVICSLLEKTAIEMDEKPPMLPVWLSPTQVRVLPISERHLEFAESLVSEMTANDVRADLDDRAETLGKKIRNAAQDWVPYVVVVGDSELEGKLTVNIRSTGEKVQMDLHELIELVRSETQGMPFRRLPLPVRLSERINF, from the coding sequence ATGAGGATACTGTTAATTCACTCTGATTACCTGGAATACGAGACAAAGAACAAAACAGGGATAGCGGAGGAAATACCTGAAGATAAAATGAAGGGACACTTCACTGAGTCCCTTGTGGTCTTCACAGCGGTGGAGGCTGAGGATGAGGAGAATCCGGATTCAGTCATTGAAAATGCGGTAAATGAGATAGTGAGAGTTTTTGGCGACGTTAAGGCTGATAATGTTGTTATATATCCATACGCGCACCTCAGCTCTTCACTGAGCTCTCCGAAGACAGCCCGCAGGGTTCTTGAGGGAATGGAGGAGGCACTGAGGGAAAGGGGACTTGAGGTCTCAAGGGTCCCCTTCGGCTGGTACAAGGCATTCAGAATATCCTGCAAGGGTCACCCCCTATCGGAGCTCTCAAGGACCATAAGGCCGGAACCCCTCAAAGAGGAGGAGGAATCAGAGGAATCAGAGTGGTTCATACTATACAAGGGCCAGAAAATCAGACCAGAGGAATTTGAGTTCACAAGCAGGGACCTTGAAAACCTTGTGAAGTATGAACTGGGTGTGCTCGAATCATCCGGAGAGGAGCCACCACACGTTAGACTCATGAGGGAGAAGGGCCTGGCGGATTATGAGCCATCAGCCGATGTGGGACACCTCCGATGGTACCCCAGGGGAAGGCTGATAAGGGATCTTCTTGCAGACTACGTTTACATGCTCGTAACCAGTGAGGGGGCGATGCCGGTTGAGACCCCCATAATGTATGACCTTGAGGACGAGGCCATCAGGGTCCATGCAGAGAAGTTCGGTGAAAGGCAGTACAGGATGAAGAACAAGAAGGAACTCATGCTGCGATATGCATGCTGCTTTGGGGCCTTCAGGATACTCTCAGATTCCTTCCTCACATGGAAGAATCTCCCCGCCTCAATATATGAACTCTCCACCTACAGCTTCAGGCTTGAGAAGAAGGGTGAGGTGGTTGGCCTCAAAAGGCTCAGGGGCTTTACAATGCCCGACCTTCACACTGTATGCGCCGACCTTGAACAGGCCCTCACCGAGTTTGCAGGGCAGGTGGAGATGTGCATGAAGACCGGTGAGGACCTCCAGGTGAACTATGAGGTGATATTCAGGGCTACCAGGGATTTCTATGAGGAGTACTCTGACTGGGTGCACTCAGTGGCCGATAAGATAGGAAAACCAATACTACTTGAACTTCTACCCTCAAGAAAGCACTACTGGATTGCCAAGATGGACTTCGCAGCCATAGATTACCTTGGAAGGCCAATAGAGAACCCAACAGTGCAGATAGATGTTGAGAGTGGGGAAAGGTTTGGCATAACCTATGTTAACAGTGATGAGGAGGAGGTGAACCCCATAATCCTCCACTGCAGCCCAACAGGGAGCATAGAGAGGGTTATCTGCAGTTTACTTGAAAAGACAGCCATTGAAATGGATGAGAAACCACCCATGCTACCTGTCTGGCTTTCACCGACACAGGTAAGGGTGCTTCCAATTTCCGAGCGCCACCTCGAATTTGCAGAGTCCCTTGTATCAGAGATGACTGCAAATGATGTGAGGGCGGACCTTGACGACAGGGCAGAGACCCTTGGTAAGAAGATAAGGAACGCTGCACAGGACTGGGTACCCTACGTTGTGGTTGTGGGTGACAGCGAACTGGAGGGCAAACTCACAGTTAACATCAGGAGCACAGGTGAAAAGGTTCAGATGGATCTCCATGAGCTCATCGAACTCGTCAGATCAGAGACCCAGGGGATGCCATTCAGAAGGCTACCCCTCCCTGTCAGACTTTCAGAGAGAATCAACTTCTAA
- a CDS encoding ParA family protein, translating into MGEIISIINQKGGCGKTTTAVNLSAALSLLERRVLVVDMDPQGNATTGFGVNKSELDSTIYTVLSRKASLRDVILPAELEDLYLAPSNISLSGAEIELSSEIGYHAILKEALGDVRDEFDYIFIDAPPSLGILTLNALVASDSVIIPIQAEYYALEGMADLLRTMNLVEERLQSPCPIKGILITLYDSRTRLARDVQREVERFFGERENIFRTRIPRNVRLAEAPSHGKPCITYDPESTGTGAYMKLAAEILDME; encoded by the coding sequence ATGGGAGAGATAATTTCAATCATAAACCAGAAGGGTGGCTGTGGCAAGACAACAACCGCGGTGAACCTCTCAGCAGCCCTTTCACTCCTTGAGAGGAGGGTGCTGGTGGTTGACATGGACCCCCAGGGTAACGCAACAACAGGGTTCGGTGTGAATAAATCTGAACTGGACTCAACCATCTACACAGTACTCAGCAGAAAGGCATCCCTCAGGGATGTGATACTGCCAGCCGAACTCGAGGACCTTTACCTTGCACCCAGCAACATATCCCTGAGCGGTGCAGAAATCGAACTCAGCAGCGAGATAGGCTACCACGCCATCCTCAAGGAGGCCCTTGGGGACGTGAGGGATGAATTCGATTACATATTCATAGACGCCCCGCCGTCACTGGGGATACTCACACTCAACGCCCTCGTGGCATCTGACAGTGTCATAATACCAATACAGGCAGAGTACTATGCCCTCGAGGGAATGGCCGACCTCCTCAGGACAATGAACCTTGTTGAGGAACGTCTCCAGAGTCCCTGCCCCATAAAGGGGATACTCATAACCCTCTATGACTCGAGGACACGCCTTGCAAGGGACGTGCAGAGGGAGGTTGAAAGGTTCTTTGGTGAAAGGGAGAACATCTTCAGAACAAGGATACCGAGAAACGTACGCCTTGCAGAGGCCCCAAGTCATGGAAAACCATGCATCACCTATGACCCTGAAAGCACGGGAACGGGGGCCTACATGAAACTCGCAGCTGAAATACTGGATATGGAGTGA